From Micromonospora nigra, one genomic window encodes:
- a CDS encoding DUF7455 domain-containing protein, whose translation MTPTLTPPPETVSPPAADERCDRCNAAGKLRITLAGGSELVFCGHHANKYAEDLVKITVRFAADPEFSWRGADLMAN comes from the coding sequence ATGACCCCGACCCTCACGCCGCCGCCCGAAACGGTGAGCCCCCCGGCCGCCGATGAACGGTGCGACCGCTGCAACGCTGCCGGCAAGCTCCGGATCACTCTGGCGGGTGGGAGCGAGCTGGTGTTCTGTGGGCACCACGCGAACAAGTACGCGGAGGATCTCGTGAAGATCACCGTGCGGTTCGCGGCGGACCCGGAGTTCAGTTGGCGTGGCGCCGATCTGATGGCGAACTGA
- a CDS encoding DUF3093 domain-containing protein, translated as MSQSPSKSPSAPSAAVPAAHAERLFLPWWLWLAGFAAATMLAVEVWMGAPGVRAWLPFVVLLPGALAAMLWLGRIRVSVRDGELWVDDARLPARFVADVIPLDAAGRREALGVGADPLAFVVQRPWVAGAVQVVLDDPADPTPFWVVSTRHPVELAEALLAARDAAR; from the coding sequence GTGAGCCAGTCGCCGTCGAAGTCGCCGTCCGCGCCGTCCGCCGCAGTCCCCGCGGCGCACGCGGAACGCCTCTTCCTGCCCTGGTGGCTGTGGCTGGCGGGGTTCGCGGCGGCGACGATGCTCGCCGTCGAGGTGTGGATGGGCGCGCCCGGTGTGCGCGCCTGGCTGCCGTTCGTGGTGCTGCTGCCCGGCGCCCTGGCCGCGATGCTCTGGCTGGGCCGGATCCGGGTCTCGGTGCGCGACGGCGAGCTGTGGGTGGACGACGCCCGGCTGCCCGCGCGGTTCGTCGCCGACGTGATCCCGCTCGACGCCGCCGGCCGCCGCGAGGCGCTCGGCGTCGGGGCGGACCCGCTGGCGTTCGTGGTCCAGCGGCCGTGGGTCGCCGGGGCGGTCCAGGTGGTGCTCGACGACCCCGCCGACCCGACCCCCTTCTGGGTGGTCAGCACCCGCCACCCGGTCGAGCTGGCCGAGGCGCTGCTCGCCGCCCGCGACGCGGCCCGCTGA
- a CDS encoding OB-fold nucleic acid binding domain-containing protein — translation MTTDEGRGPLRRMLRRLTASEAEIEADELRQESARCGGVPARQCVRGQVVSVAGRLRTVVYTPRTNLPTLEADLYDGSDVVTLVWLGRRHIAGIEPGRHLTARGRVAVRDDRKVIYNPYYELETSK, via the coding sequence ATGACGACCGACGAGGGCCGGGGACCGCTGCGGCGGATGCTGCGACGCCTGACCGCGAGCGAGGCCGAGATCGAGGCGGACGAGCTGCGTCAGGAGAGTGCCCGGTGCGGTGGCGTGCCGGCCCGGCAGTGCGTGCGCGGCCAGGTCGTGTCGGTCGCCGGCCGGCTGCGCACGGTGGTCTACACCCCCCGCACCAACCTGCCGACGCTGGAGGCGGACCTCTACGACGGCAGTGACGTCGTGACGCTGGTCTGGCTGGGCCGGCGGCACATCGCCGGCATCGAGCCGGGGCGGCACCTGACCGCCCGGGGGCGGGTGGCGGTACGCGACGATCGTAAGGTCATCTACAACCCGTACTACGAGCTGGAGACTTCCAAGTGA
- a CDS encoding RNA polymerase sigma factor produces the protein MTEPRQNGADVRSLTDTLIAHAQSAGGQLTSAQLARTVESAEVTPAQAKKILRALSEAGVTVVVDGSATTRRRVAAARSATPASRATTAKTTRKAAAPAPKQAPAAEEAPAPAPRKATARKATGTTAEVAATAAAPAKKATRATKATVAAATGAAKTTKAGGKAKGDAAEGDVDPEELAAEVEDVVVEEPAELTRAAEADAASSATDNDFEWDDEESEALKQARRDAELTASADSVRAYLKQIGKVPLLNAEQEVELAKRIEAGLYAAEQLRAAEEGEDKLTREMQRDLLWISRDGERAKNHLLEANLRLVVSLAKRYTGRGMAFLDLIQEGNLGLIRAVEKFDYTKGYKFSTYATWWIRQAITRAMADQARTIRIPVHMVEVINKLGRIQRELLQDLGREPTPEELAKEMDITPEKVLEIQQYAREPISLDQTIGDEGDSQLGDFIEDSEAVVAVDAVSFSLLQDQLQQVLQTLSEREAGVVRLRFGLTDGQPRTLDEIGQVYGVTRERIRQIESKTMSKLRHPSRSQVLRDYLD, from the coding sequence GTGACAGAACCCCGCCAGAACGGCGCCGACGTTCGCTCGCTCACCGACACCCTGATCGCCCACGCGCAGAGCGCCGGCGGCCAGCTCACGTCGGCCCAGCTCGCGCGCACCGTCGAGTCCGCCGAGGTGACTCCGGCCCAGGCCAAGAAGATCCTGCGGGCGCTCTCCGAGGCCGGCGTGACGGTGGTCGTGGACGGCTCGGCCACCACCCGACGCCGGGTCGCCGCCGCCCGCTCGGCCACCCCCGCCTCCCGGGCCACCACCGCCAAGACGACCAGGAAGGCCGCCGCGCCCGCCCCGAAGCAGGCGCCCGCCGCGGAGGAGGCCCCGGCCCCCGCCCCGCGCAAGGCGACCGCCCGCAAGGCCACCGGCACCACGGCCGAGGTGGCGGCCACGGCCGCCGCGCCGGCCAAGAAGGCCACGCGGGCCACCAAGGCCACCGTCGCGGCCGCGACCGGAGCCGCGAAGACCACCAAGGCCGGCGGCAAGGCCAAGGGCGACGCCGCGGAGGGCGATGTCGACCCGGAGGAGTTGGCCGCCGAGGTCGAGGACGTGGTCGTCGAGGAGCCGGCCGAGCTGACCCGGGCCGCCGAGGCCGACGCCGCCAGCTCCGCCACCGACAACGACTTCGAGTGGGACGACGAGGAGTCCGAGGCGCTCAAGCAGGCCCGCCGGGACGCGGAGCTGACCGCCTCGGCGGACTCGGTCCGGGCGTACCTGAAGCAGATCGGCAAGGTCCCCCTGCTCAACGCCGAGCAGGAGGTCGAGCTGGCGAAGCGGATCGAGGCCGGCCTGTACGCGGCGGAGCAGCTGCGCGCCGCCGAGGAGGGCGAGGACAAGCTCACCCGCGAGATGCAGCGCGACCTGCTCTGGATCTCCCGCGACGGCGAACGGGCCAAGAACCACCTGCTGGAGGCGAACCTGCGGCTGGTGGTCTCGCTGGCCAAGCGGTACACGGGACGCGGCATGGCCTTCCTCGACCTGATCCAGGAAGGCAACCTCGGCCTGATCCGCGCCGTCGAGAAGTTCGACTACACCAAGGGCTACAAGTTCTCCACCTACGCCACCTGGTGGATCCGCCAGGCCATCACCCGCGCCATGGCCGACCAGGCCCGCACCATCCGCATCCCCGTCCACATGGTCGAGGTGATCAACAAACTCGGCCGGATCCAGCGCGAGCTGCTCCAGGACCTGGGCCGCGAGCCCACGCCGGAGGAGCTGGCGAAGGAGATGGACATCACACCCGAGAAGGTGCTGGAGATCCAGCAGTACGCTCGGGAGCCCATCTCGCTCGACCAGACCATCGGCGACGAGGGCGACAGCCAGCTCGGTGACTTCATCGAGGACTCGGAGGCCGTGGTCGCCGTCGACGCGGTCTCGTTCTCCCTGCTCCAGGATCAGCTCCAGCAGGTGCTCCAGACGTTGTCCGAGCGTGAGGCGGGCGTGGTACGCCTGCGTTTCGGCCTCACCGACGGGCAGCCGCGCACGCTGGACGAGATCGGGCAGGTCTACGGGGTCACGCGGGAGCGGATCCGGCAGATCGAGTCCAAGACGATGTCGAAGCTGCGACACCCGTCGCGCTCACAGGTGCTGCGGGACTACCTCGACTGA
- a CDS encoding LytR C-terminal domain-containing protein, translating into MRALVVVGLLAVVALVFVVVALVRDTQGEAVAESCPAEWPRADVTLREPKDVKINVLNGTEQSGRARGVADDFSNRKFQVQKVAETKKKTDDVAVLRYGPKGVGSAHLLRAYFLNNAVVEYDAERDDDVVDVVLGESFQQLATTTEVNQSLGDLGSPVAPPGSCPMPVEN; encoded by the coding sequence GTGCGAGCACTCGTTGTCGTCGGCCTGCTGGCGGTGGTCGCTCTGGTCTTCGTCGTCGTCGCCCTGGTCCGCGACACCCAGGGCGAGGCGGTGGCCGAGAGCTGCCCCGCGGAGTGGCCACGCGCGGACGTCACCCTGCGCGAACCCAAGGACGTCAAGATCAACGTGCTGAACGGCACCGAGCAGAGCGGCCGGGCGCGCGGCGTCGCCGACGACTTCAGCAACCGCAAGTTCCAGGTGCAGAAGGTCGCGGAGACCAAGAAGAAGACCGACGACGTCGCGGTGCTGCGGTACGGCCCCAAGGGGGTCGGCTCGGCGCACCTGCTGCGCGCCTACTTCCTCAACAACGCCGTGGTCGAGTACGACGCCGAACGCGACGACGACGTGGTCGACGTGGTGCTGGGCGAGAGTTTCCAGCAGCTCGCCACCACCACCGAGGTCAACCAGTCGCTCGGCGACCTGGGGTCACCCGTGGCCCCGCCGGGTTCCTGCCCGATGCCGGTCGAGAACTGA
- a CDS encoding DUF3159 domain-containing protein: MTPSESATPAESLGAEDERLPTLAEQMADQLGGWRGLVESSIPVVVFVVANIVGELRPAVIASVSVALAIAGLRLAQRRPVRHAVNGLFGIGIGAAIAWRTGDERDFYLPGILYGIGYGLALLVSAVVRQPLVGWIWSVLVAKGRSEWRDDPRLVRTFTGLTVLWGVVWLAKVGVQAALYLAQQDTALGIARLALGYPPYVLLLLITVWTVRRVTREQQAEAQAG; encoded by the coding sequence ATGACCCCTTCGGAGTCGGCCACCCCGGCGGAGAGCCTCGGCGCCGAGGACGAGCGGCTGCCCACCCTCGCCGAGCAGATGGCCGACCAGCTCGGCGGCTGGCGGGGCCTGGTCGAGTCCAGCATCCCCGTCGTCGTCTTCGTGGTCGCCAACATCGTCGGGGAGCTGCGCCCGGCGGTGATCGCCTCGGTGTCGGTGGCCCTGGCCATCGCGGGGCTGCGGCTGGCCCAGCGGCGGCCGGTCCGGCACGCGGTCAACGGGCTGTTCGGCATCGGCATCGGCGCGGCGATCGCCTGGCGCACCGGCGACGAACGGGACTTCTACCTCCCCGGCATCCTCTACGGCATCGGCTACGGCCTGGCGCTGCTGGTGTCGGCGGTCGTCCGGCAGCCGCTGGTGGGCTGGATCTGGTCGGTGCTGGTGGCCAAGGGGCGCTCCGAGTGGCGCGACGACCCGCGTCTGGTGCGCACCTTCACCGGCCTGACCGTGCTGTGGGGCGTGGTGTGGCTGGCGAAGGTGGGCGTGCAGGCCGCGCTCTACCTCGCCCAGCAGGACACGGCTCTGGGCATCGCGCGGCTGGCGCTGGGCTACCCGCCGTACGTGCTGCTGCTGCTGATCACGGTCTGGACGGTGCGTCGGGTGACCCGCGAGCAGCAGGCGGAGGCGCAGGCCGGCTGA
- a CDS encoding potassium channel family protein: protein MHVVIMGCGRVGSTLAHSLESRGHSVAVIDQDADAFRRLRPEFAGIIVTGAGFDGDVLRQAGIERADAFAAVSSGDNSNIISARLARETFGVHRVAARIYDQRRAQVYERLGIPTVATVRWTADRMLRHLVPEGNVEIFRDPTSTVSIIEVPVHKDWVGRPVPALETATGARVAYLIRFGIGTLPTRSTVIQEGDQIFMLVTDDIAASVTGVAATPEGGH from the coding sequence GTGCATGTGGTGATCATGGGCTGTGGCCGGGTGGGTTCCACCCTGGCCCACAGCCTGGAGTCCCGGGGGCACTCGGTGGCCGTGATCGACCAGGACGCCGACGCGTTCCGTCGGCTCCGACCGGAGTTCGCGGGCATCATCGTCACCGGCGCCGGATTCGACGGCGACGTGCTGCGCCAGGCCGGCATCGAGCGCGCCGACGCCTTCGCGGCGGTCTCCAGCGGCGACAACTCCAACATCATCTCCGCCCGGCTGGCACGGGAGACGTTCGGCGTGCACCGGGTCGCGGCCCGCATCTACGACCAGCGCCGCGCGCAGGTCTACGAGCGCCTGGGCATCCCCACCGTGGCCACCGTGCGGTGGACCGCCGACCGGATGCTGCGGCACCTGGTGCCCGAGGGCAACGTGGAGATCTTCCGCGACCCCACCAGCACCGTGTCGATCATCGAGGTGCCCGTGCACAAGGACTGGGTCGGCCGGCCGGTGCCCGCCCTGGAGACGGCCACCGGAGCCCGGGTGGCGTACCTGATCCGCTTCGGCATCGGCACCCTGCCCACCCGCTCGACGGTGATCCAGGAGGGTGACCAGATCTTCATGCTGGTGACCGACGACATCGCCGCGTCCGTGACCGGTGTCGCGGCGACGCCCGAAGGGGGGCACTGA
- a CDS encoding DUF3710 domain-containing protein, whose amino-acid sequence MIFSRKRADAARDGRDERGGVVDTAGADGATAAAPARGPYDVSEAPGGVQRLDLGSLQIPAVADVEVRVQADPQGVVQQVVLVHGPNALQLGVFAAPRSEGIWDEVREEIRQSLLGDGAAAQEVDGEYGIELHARVRTQDGPTDLRFVGVDGPRWMVRGVFQGAAATDPAAAGPLAQCLEGLVVDRGQEAKPVREPLPLRLPREVAEQGGAADAASGPVEV is encoded by the coding sequence GTGATCTTCTCCCGTAAGCGGGCCGACGCGGCACGCGACGGCCGTGACGAGCGCGGTGGGGTCGTCGACACCGCCGGCGCGGACGGCGCGACCGCGGCGGCTCCGGCACGCGGGCCGTACGACGTCAGCGAGGCGCCGGGCGGGGTCCAGCGGCTCGACCTGGGCAGCCTGCAGATCCCCGCCGTGGCCGACGTCGAGGTGCGGGTACAGGCCGACCCGCAGGGCGTCGTCCAGCAGGTGGTGCTGGTACACGGCCCGAACGCCCTGCAGCTGGGGGTGTTCGCCGCGCCGCGCTCCGAGGGCATCTGGGACGAGGTGCGCGAGGAGATCCGCCAGTCGCTGCTCGGCGACGGTGCCGCCGCGCAGGAGGTCGACGGGGAGTACGGCATTGAGCTGCACGCCCGGGTACGCACCCAGGACGGCCCGACCGACCTGCGGTTCGTGGGCGTGGACGGGCCGCGCTGGATGGTCCGGGGCGTCTTCCAGGGCGCCGCCGCCACCGACCCGGCCGCCGCCGGTCCGCTCGCCCAGTGCCTGGAGGGCCTGGTCGTCGACCGGGGCCAGGAGGCGAAGCCCGTGCGGGAGCCGCTGCCGCTGCGGCTGCCCCGCGAGGTCGCCGAGCAGGGCGGGGCGGCTGACGCCGCCTCCGGACCGGTCGAGGTCTGA
- the dut gene encoding dUTP diphosphatase — protein sequence MTDVVTVPVRQLDPELPLPAYAQPGDAGADLVAAADVELPPGGRALVPTGVAVALPQGYVGLVHPRSGLAARLGVTVLNAPGTVDAGYRGEILVNLINHDRDAPAKISRGDRIAQLVVQRVERAVFQPVAELPASRRGTGGHGSTGGHAGLVPPSAQSPGGWTEEVTG from the coding sequence GTGACCGACGTCGTGACCGTGCCGGTGCGGCAGCTCGACCCCGAGCTGCCGCTGCCGGCGTACGCCCAGCCCGGTGACGCGGGTGCCGACCTGGTGGCCGCCGCGGACGTGGAGCTGCCGCCCGGCGGGCGGGCCCTGGTGCCGACCGGGGTGGCGGTCGCGTTGCCGCAGGGCTACGTCGGTCTGGTCCACCCCCGGTCAGGGCTGGCGGCGAGGCTCGGCGTGACGGTGCTCAACGCGCCCGGTACGGTCGACGCCGGCTACCGGGGTGAGATCCTGGTCAACCTGATCAACCATGATCGGGACGCGCCGGCGAAGATCTCCCGGGGCGACCGCATCGCGCAGCTCGTGGTGCAGCGGGTCGAGCGGGCGGTGTTCCAGCCGGTGGCCGAGCTGCCGGCGTCGCGGCGCGGCACCGGCGGGCACGGTTCCACCGGCGGGCACGCCGGGCTGGTGCCGCCGTCGGCGCAGTCGCCGGGCGGGTGGACGGAAGAGGTGACAGGGTGA
- a CDS encoding potassium channel family protein yields the protein MRIAIAGAGNVGRSIAQELIDNGHQVMLIERQPRQLRPERVPDAEWVLADACELTSLEEAEIAGCDVVVAATGDDKVNLVVSLLAKTEFAVPRVVARVNRAENEWLFTEQWGVDVAVSKPRVMAALVEEAVTVGDLVRLMTFRQGEANLVEITLPPTAPYVGQPLHAVPLPRDAALVAILRGKRVLVPSPDDPIEAGDELVFVCTAEMEDAVRAVVLGPDSVERTRESR from the coding sequence ATGCGGATCGCCATCGCCGGCGCCGGCAACGTGGGTCGCTCGATCGCCCAGGAGCTGATCGACAACGGCCACCAGGTGATGCTCATCGAGCGGCAGCCCCGGCAGCTGCGGCCGGAACGGGTGCCCGACGCGGAGTGGGTGCTGGCCGACGCCTGCGAGCTGACCAGCCTGGAGGAGGCCGAGATCGCCGGCTGCGACGTCGTGGTCGCCGCCACGGGCGACGACAAGGTCAACCTGGTGGTCTCGTTGCTGGCCAAGACCGAGTTCGCGGTGCCCCGGGTGGTCGCCCGGGTCAACCGGGCCGAGAACGAGTGGCTGTTCACCGAGCAGTGGGGCGTCGACGTCGCGGTCAGCAAGCCACGGGTGATGGCCGCCCTGGTCGAGGAGGCCGTGACCGTCGGCGACCTGGTCCGTCTGATGACCTTCCGGCAGGGCGAGGCCAACCTGGTCGAGATCACCCTGCCACCCACGGCCCCGTACGTCGGGCAACCCCTGCACGCGGTGCCGTTGCCCCGCGACGCCGCCCTGGTGGCGATCCTGCGCGGGAAGCGGGTGCTGGTGCCCAGCCCCGACGACCCGATCGAGGCCGGCGACGAACTGGTCTTCGTCTGCACGGCCGAGATGGAGGACGCGGTGCGGGCCGTCGTGCTCGGCCCCGACAGCGTCGAGCGGACCCGCGAGTCGCGCTGA
- a CDS encoding trimeric intracellular cation channel family protein, giving the protein MTTSTALLLADLTGVAVFAASGASAAVVKRLDLFGVVFVGFVAALGGGILRDLVIDEVPPLAFADWRYVTTAAVTAGAVFWLHPQLARLRTCVLVLDAAGLGLFTVTGTLKALDAQVPAVGACLVGMLTAIGGGLARDLLTAEIPVVLRSEIYAVAALVGAVLVTVLEAFGHADATGLTVAAAFVFLVRLVALRRRWSVPVPT; this is encoded by the coding sequence GTGACCACCTCCACCGCCCTGCTCCTCGCCGACCTCACCGGCGTGGCGGTCTTCGCCGCCTCCGGTGCCTCCGCCGCGGTGGTCAAGCGGCTGGACCTCTTCGGCGTCGTCTTCGTCGGGTTCGTCGCCGCCCTCGGCGGTGGGATCCTGCGGGACCTGGTGATCGACGAGGTGCCGCCGTTGGCCTTCGCCGACTGGCGGTACGTGACGACCGCCGCCGTGACCGCCGGCGCGGTGTTCTGGCTGCACCCCCAACTGGCGAGGTTGCGCACCTGCGTGCTGGTGCTGGACGCCGCCGGCCTCGGCCTGTTCACCGTCACCGGCACCCTCAAGGCCCTCGACGCCCAGGTGCCGGCGGTCGGCGCCTGTCTCGTCGGCATGCTCACCGCCATCGGTGGTGGCCTCGCCCGGGACCTGCTCACCGCCGAGATCCCCGTGGTGCTGCGCAGCGAGATCTACGCGGTCGCCGCGCTCGTCGGCGCGGTGCTGGTGACGGTGCTGGAGGCGTTCGGGCACGCCGACGCGACCGGGCTGACGGTGGCGGCGGCCTTCGTGTTCCTGGTCCGGCTGGTGGCACTACGCCGCCGCTGGTCCGTGCCCGTGCCGACGTGA
- a CDS encoding inositol monophosphatase family protein: MDRTAAPPRELLEIAIDVARDAATTAYRMRAEGVSVAATKSTVTDVVTAADRAVERQVVEALRRRRPDDAVLGEEFGAAEHVAAGPDRVRWIVDPIDGTVNYLYGLAHCGVSLAAEVDGEVVAGVVRNAFTGEEWTATAGSGAWRDGRRLRCSTETDLGQALVATGFGYDPGRRAHQARVLAGLIADVRDIRRLGAAALDLCLTAEGRVDAYFEKGLAPWDLAAGGLIAREAGLRVAGLAGLPPGADMVVAAPPALFGPLHARLVDLDASGGP, encoded by the coding sequence ATGGACCGCACGGCGGCACCGCCTCGGGAACTGTTGGAGATCGCGATCGACGTGGCCCGGGACGCGGCGACGACGGCATACCGGATGCGGGCCGAGGGGGTCTCGGTCGCCGCGACCAAGAGCACCGTCACCGACGTGGTGACCGCCGCCGACCGGGCGGTGGAGCGGCAGGTGGTCGAGGCCCTGCGCCGCCGCCGGCCGGACGACGCGGTGCTGGGGGAGGAGTTCGGCGCGGCGGAGCACGTTGCCGCCGGGCCGGATCGGGTCCGGTGGATCGTCGACCCGATCGACGGCACCGTCAACTACCTGTACGGGCTGGCGCACTGCGGGGTGTCGCTGGCCGCGGAGGTCGACGGCGAGGTGGTGGCCGGCGTGGTCCGCAACGCCTTCACCGGCGAGGAGTGGACCGCCACGGCCGGCAGCGGGGCCTGGCGCGACGGTCGGCGGCTGCGTTGCTCCACCGAGACCGACCTCGGTCAGGCACTGGTCGCCACCGGCTTCGGCTACGACCCCGGCCGGCGGGCCCACCAGGCGCGGGTGCTGGCCGGGCTGATCGCCGACGTGCGTGACATCCGCCGGCTCGGCGCGGCGGCGCTGGACCTCTGCCTCACCGCGGAGGGGCGGGTCGACGCGTACTTCGAGAAGGGCCTCGCCCCCTGGGACCTGGCGGCCGGCGGACTGATCGCCAGGGAGGCGGGGCTGCGCGTCGCCGGACTGGCGGGCCTGCCGCCCGGGGCGGACATGGTGGTCGCGGCCCCGCCGGCGCTGTTCGGGCCCCTGCACGCCCGCCTCGTCGACCTGGACGCGTCGGGCGGGCCGTGA
- a CDS encoding DEAD/DEAH box helicase, giving the protein MAARTPTLDTFPALRAWQRKALVEYLRRRSEDFTAVATPGAGKTTFALRIAAELLADGTVEAVTVVAPTEHLKTQWAASAARVGIQLDSAFRNADLHSSADFHGAVVTYAQVGMAPQVHRRRTMTRRTLVILDEIHHAGDSRTWGDGVKAAFEPAVRRLMLTGTPFRSDDNPIPFVTYERGGDGLLRSRADSVYGYADALREGVVRPVLFLAYSGETRWRTNAGEELAARLGEPMTQDLVAQAWRTALDPAGDWMPQVLRAADARLSVLRDAGMPDAGGLVIASDQQTARSYAKLIEQLTGERAAVVLSDDVGASARIAAFAESQQRWLVAVRMVSEGVDIPRLAVGVYATSASTPLYFAQAIGRFVRARRPGETASVFLPSVPHLLGLASEMEAERDHVLGKPKDREGFDDDLLERAQRDDQASGELEKRFAALSATAELDQVIFDGASFGTAAQAGTPEEEEYLGLPGLLTADQVAMLLSKRQAEQLAAQRRRVTDRAAGEAASAPVQAPPAPMSAAQRRVALRRQLNALVAARHHRTGQPHGKIHAELRRLCGGPPSAQATIEQLEERIATVQTL; this is encoded by the coding sequence ATGGCAGCCCGGACGCCGACGCTCGACACGTTCCCGGCCCTGCGGGCCTGGCAACGCAAGGCCCTGGTGGAGTACCTCCGCCGACGCAGCGAGGACTTCACCGCGGTCGCCACCCCCGGCGCCGGCAAGACCACCTTCGCGCTGCGGATCGCGGCCGAGCTGCTCGCCGACGGGACCGTCGAGGCCGTCACGGTCGTGGCGCCCACCGAGCACCTCAAGACCCAGTGGGCCGCCTCGGCGGCGCGGGTGGGCATTCAGCTCGACTCGGCCTTCCGCAACGCCGACCTGCACTCCTCGGCGGACTTCCACGGGGCCGTGGTCACCTACGCCCAGGTCGGCATGGCGCCCCAGGTGCACCGGCGACGCACCATGACCCGCCGCACCCTGGTCATCCTGGACGAGATCCACCACGCGGGCGACTCCCGCACCTGGGGCGACGGAGTGAAGGCGGCATTCGAACCCGCGGTACGCCGCCTCATGCTCACCGGGACCCCGTTCCGCTCCGACGACAACCCCATCCCGTTCGTCACCTACGAGCGGGGCGGGGACGGGCTGCTGCGCTCCCGCGCCGACTCCGTGTACGGCTACGCCGACGCGCTGCGCGAGGGCGTGGTGCGGCCGGTGCTGTTCCTGGCGTACTCCGGGGAGACCCGTTGGCGGACCAACGCGGGGGAGGAACTGGCGGCCCGGCTGGGCGAGCCCATGACGCAGGATCTCGTCGCGCAGGCCTGGCGGACCGCACTCGACCCGGCCGGGGACTGGATGCCGCAGGTGCTGCGCGCCGCCGACGCCCGACTCAGCGTGCTCCGCGACGCCGGCATGCCCGACGCCGGCGGGCTGGTCATCGCCAGCGACCAGCAGACCGCCCGCTCGTACGCCAAGCTCATCGAGCAGTTGACGGGCGAACGGGCGGCTGTGGTGCTCTCCGACGACGTCGGGGCCTCCGCCCGGATCGCCGCGTTCGCCGAGTCACAGCAGCGCTGGCTGGTGGCGGTGCGGATGGTCTCGGAGGGCGTCGACATTCCCCGGCTGGCCGTCGGGGTGTACGCCACCAGTGCCAGCACCCCGCTGTACTTCGCCCAGGCGATCGGCCGGTTCGTGCGTGCCCGACGGCCCGGGGAGACCGCGTCGGTCTTCCTGCCGAGCGTGCCGCACCTGCTCGGCCTGGCCAGCGAGATGGAGGCCGAACGCGACCACGTGCTCGGCAAGCCGAAGGACCGCGAGGGCTTCGACGACGATCTGCTGGAACGCGCCCAGCGTGACGATCAGGCCAGCGGTGAGCTGGAGAAGCGGTTCGCGGCGCTGTCGGCCACCGCCGAGCTGGACCAGGTGATCTTCGACGGTGCCTCCTTCGGCACCGCGGCCCAGGCGGGCACCCCCGAGGAGGAGGAGTACCTCGGCCTTCCCGGCCTGCTCACCGCCGACCAGGTGGCGATGCTGCTCAGCAAGCGGCAGGCCGAGCAGCTCGCGGCGCAGCGTCGGCGGGTGACCGACCGGGCCGCCGGCGAGGCGGCGTCCGCCCCGGTGCAGGCACCGCCCGCGCCGATGAGTGCCGCCCAGCGTCGCGTGGCGCTGCGTCGTCAGCTCAACGCCCTGGTGGCCGCGCGGCACCATCGGACCGGCCAACCGCACGGCAAGATCCACGCGGAGCTGCGCCGGTTGTGTGGCGGCCCGCCGAGCGCCCAGGCCACCATCGAGCAACTCGAAGAGCGCATCGCCACCGTCCAGACGCTCTGA
- a CDS encoding DUF4193 domain-containing protein, with protein sequence MATDYDAPRRDEVDLGEDSLEELKARRVDSQSGAVDVDEAEVAESFELPGADLADEELTVKVLPMQQDEFRCARCFLVHHRSQLATQRNGELICRECV encoded by the coding sequence ATGGCCACCGACTACGACGCCCCGCGTCGCGACGAGGTCGACCTCGGCGAGGACAGCCTGGAAGAGCTCAAGGCCCGACGGGTCGACTCACAGTCGGGTGCCGTCGACGTCGACGAGGCCGAGGTGGCCGAGAGTTTCGAGCTGCCCGGGGCCGACCTGGCCGACGAGGAACTCACGGTCAAGGTCCTGCCGATGCAGCAGGACGAGTTCCGGTGCGCCCGCTGCTTCCTCGTGCACCACCGCAGCCAGCTGGCGACCCAGCGCAACGGCGAGTTGATCTGCCGCGAGTGCGTCTGA